From the Lampris incognitus isolate fLamInc1 chromosome 10, fLamInc1.hap2, whole genome shotgun sequence genome, one window contains:
- the LOC130119374 gene encoding uncharacterized protein LOC130119374, translated as MWTPECDSSFEQLKEKLTSAPILGFADFTQPFVVETDASQHGLGAVLCQQQGDTRRVLAYASRRLCQAEKNDRNYSSMKLELLALKWAVAEKFRGYLLGSKFVVLTDNNPLCHLKTASLGAIEQRWVAQLSVFDFEVKYHPGCSNAAADALSRQEFAGEPQTDPDSDFDNCIAVCNLIERGTVLDPGLVSRGLECYKVRQIRAGESRSGETGTKQGNTPTLPGYTREELVGFQAGDPTLKEFRAFWDRGRRPCPRERAALSSQVKRLLKQWRCIQQREGLLYRVITDPRHGEVWQLLVPSCLRDQVLENVHNNMGHQGMERTVNLLRGRCFWVGLCEDVESWVKNCERCILTKMPQPKIHAPVQAFLASRPLEVVAVDFTVLEAASHGRENVLVVTDVFTKFTQAYATKDQKADTTAKVLLREWFMKYGVPERLHSDQGRNVESEIIAELCKLYGVKKTRTTPYRPQGNGQCERYNRTLHDLLRTLQPEKKKRWPEHLTEVVYAYNVTPHSTTGYSPYYLLFGVQPHLPVDALLGRECVSDRKQDWLSVHQERLRQAHERAREYSEQKAAERISLQNEKVYCPPVDMVSWFSYVTDPQVDIRFRTHGPQQSTR; from the coding sequence ctagtcagcatggattaggcgctgtattgtgtcagcagcaaggtgacaccagacgtgtcctagcatatgctagccgcagactatgccaggctgagaagaatgaccgtaattatagtagcatgaagttggagttgcttgccttaaaatgggcagttgctgaaaaattcaggggttacttgcttggttcaaagtttgttgtcctgactgataacaatcccctctgccacctcaagacagcctcgttaggtgctatagagcagaggtgggtagcgcaactgtctgtttttgatttcgaggttaagtaccatcctggttgcagtaatgccgccgcagatgctctctctaggcaggagtttgcaggggagcctcaaacagaccctgactcggattttgacaactgtatcgctgtgtgtaacctgattgagcgaggaacagttctggatcctggtcttgtctctagaggtctggagtgttacaaagtgaggcagatccgtgctggggagtcgaggtctggtgagacaggtactaaacagggcaacacccccacactgccaggttataccagagaggagctggtaggttttcaggccggtgaccccaccctaaaagagtttagggcattttgggatcgggggaggaggccatgtcccagagagagagcagccctgtctagtcaagtgaaaagattgttgaaacaatggagatgcatacaacaacgagaagggttgttatacagggttatcacagacccacgtcatggagaagtgtggcagttactcgtgcctagttgtttgagggaccaagttctagaaaatgtacataacaacatgggacatcagggcatggagcgcactgtaaacttgctaagaggaaggtgtttttgggtagggctatgtgaggatgttgaaagctgggttaaaaactgcgagcggtgcattttgaccaagatgcctcagccaaaaatccatgctccagttcaggcattcctggcctcccgacctctagaagtggtggctgttgattttacagtgttggaggcagcttcacatggccgtgaaaatgtccttgttgtgaccgatgtgtttacaaagttcacacaagcgtatgctaccaaagaccagaaggctgacactacagctaaagttttgctcagggagtggttcatgaaatatggggtcccagagagactgcactcagaccaaggtcgaaatgtcgagagtgaaattatagcagagctgtgcaaactctatggggttaaaaagacacggacaactccctacaggccacagggaaacggtcagtgtgaaagatacaatcgcacactccatgacttgttaaggacactccaaccagagaaaaaaaagcgttggccagagcatctgactgaagtagtatatgcctataatgtcactcctcattccaccacagggtactcgccttattatttgcttttcggggtacagccacatctcccagtagacgctttattagggcgtgagtgtgtgtcagacaggaaacaggattggttgtctgttcatcaggagagactcagacaggcacacgagagagccagagagtactcagagcagaaggcagctgagaggatctcactgcaaaatgagaaggtgtattgtcctcctgtggacatggtcagttggttttcctacgtcacagacccccaggtagacataagattcaggacacatggacctcaacagtctacaaggtag